A single Anopheles arabiensis isolate DONGOLA chromosome 2, AaraD3, whole genome shotgun sequence DNA region contains:
- the LOC120895930 gene encoding ras-related and estrogen-regulated growth inhibitor-like — MTNLNKLKVVVIGSAKVGKSAVTVRYLTKRYIGEYSSARDFLYRHSVTYDNITTEVEIMDTSRCDKRGCLYEHLRWGDAFVVVYSICDKASFEEAADYLQQLTKLKLPSYYTLLLLGNKSDLDHAREISVNDGQELSFRYSCQFYEVSAAENFAGVSLAFHSLIREARSTQLFRALPMRRKLGVNSVSKALGNIFGKNSKGERKKRPSLSI, encoded by the exons ATGACGAATTTAAACAAGCTCAAGGTGGTCGTCATTGGCAGCGCCAAAGTGGGCAAATCGg CCGTCACGGTGCGTTATCTCACGAAGCGTTACATCGGGGAGTACAGCTCGGCGAGAG ACTTCCTGTACCGGCATAGTGTCACCTATGACAATATTACGACCGAGGTGGAAATTATGGACACTTCCCGGTGTGAT AAGCGGGGCTGCTTGTACGAACATCTCCGCTGGGGAGACGCATTCGTGGTCGTGTACTCAATCTGTGATAAGGCAAGCTTCGAGGAGGCGGCCGACTATCTGCAGCAGCTGACCAAGCTGAAACTGCCCTCCTACTAcacgctcctgctgctgggCAACAAAAGTGATCTCGATCATGCGAG GGAAATCTCGGTTAATGACGGACAGGAGCTCTCGTTCCGCTACTCCTGCCAGTTCTACGAGGTATCGGCGGCGGAAAATTTTGCCGGCGTTTCGCTCGCCTTCCATTCGCTGATCCGCGAGGCCCGCTCGACCCAGCTATTTCGGGCGCTGCCGATGCGAAGGAAGCTGGGCGTCAACAGTGTATCGAAAGCGCTcgggaacatttttggcaagaACAGCAAGGGCGAGCGGAAGAAACGACCCTCGCTTAGCATATGA
- the LOC120893741 gene encoding transcription termination factor 5, mitochondrial has product MLRLRIFYRTMCQKIVKENTSPDAARIYAPHIGAEYRVVHKWLLNNPALLELDREETIRKLSYLKYVYITPDEILEQPHVLFNHLITLENRTTILRECGLVEGLTLNAIGNYLKLIRKSIVMLKRNYLIPKDLDMYEQLKRQFECPVEPKLRWDDGTRLQDMRIAFFNEFLTKRLDFGPTELEKLWKSYSKIKHKSFGHTQRVVDILQYDYQFSRDKLIANMFLLHADPENLLRFPVEIPTIGGVELKQVVAKYPKIMMVNYESVKRVMGILKQLDIPDGEVLKCLSVFTLSSKTIEYRLERLMSVKEFEVLTKHPRVLKLIQYHTKAAIRLDYLQQLKVRCASLDVLSSNSQNFERYVREGCDRTKGKDTGHVLRHIFKERGDAALQKIKRHPNWFHVPVLQMQETVDTLLKKKFTLDDIFNNVHILLYPLNRIEEKLTALESGDPKLQEEMGVELYRADKTQLLALALYLVELEFHFTGDGVWPEQVQQSDSSSTINVELPSSLSGEYKFGKKPSNANSSS; this is encoded by the exons ATGCTTCGGTTACGAATATTTTACCGCACTATGTGCCAGAAGATAGTGAAAGAAAACACTAGCCCGGATGCTGCTCGAATATACGCGCCGCACATTG GAGCGGAATACAGAGTGGTTCACAAATGGTTGCTAAACAATCCTGCCCTGCTGGAGCTGGATCGGGAGGAAACGATCCGGAAGCTGAGCTACCTCAAGTACGTTTACATAACCCCGGACGAGATCCTGGAGCAGCCGCACGTGCTTTTCAACCATCTGATTACGCTCGAAAACCGTACCACAATCTTGCGCGAGTGTGGGCTGGTGGAGGGCCTCACGCTGAATGCCATCGGAAACTATCTGAAGCTGATACGCAAAAGCATTGTGATGCTAAAGCGCAACTACCTGATTCCGAAGGATTTGGATATGTACGAGCAGCTGAAGCGACAGTTCGAGTGCCCGGTAGAGCCGAAGCTGCGCTGGGATGACGGCACGCGGCTGCAGGATATGCGCATCGCGTTCTTCAACGAATTCCTTACCAAGCGGCTTGACTTTGGCCCGACCGAGCTGGAAAAGCTGTGGAAATCGTACTCGAAAATCAAGCACAAAAGCTTCGGCCACACACAGCGCGTCGTCGATATACTGCAGTACGATTACCAGTTCAGCCGGGACAAGCTGATCGCCAACATGTTTCTGCTGCATGCCGATCCGGAAAATTTGCTCCGCTTCCCGGTGGAGATACCGACGATCGGGGGTGTCGAGCTGAAGCAGGTGGTGGCGAAGTATCCCAAGATCATGATGGTCAACTATGAGTCGGTGAAGCGAGTGATGGGCATTTTAAAACAGCTCGACATACCGGACGGCGAGGTGTTGAAATGTTTGTCCGTGTTTACGCTGTCGTCGAAAACGATAGAATATCGGCTGGAGCGGTTGATGAGCGTGAAAGAGTTCGAGGTGCTAACGAAGCATCCGCGGGTGCTGAAGTTGATCCAGTACCACACGAAAGCGGCAATACGGCTGGACTATCTGCAGCAGCTGAAAGTGCGCTGTGCCTCGCTGGATGTGCTGTCGAGCAATTCGCAAAACTTTGAAAG gTATGTCCGCGAAGGATGCGATCGTACGAAGGGTAAAGATACGGGCCACGTGCTGAGACACATCTTCAAGGAGCGGGGTGATGCCGCATTGCAAAAGATAAAGCGTCATCCGAACTGGTTCCATGTGCCGGTACTGCAAATGCAGGAAACAGTGGATACGTTGCTAAAGAAGAAGTTTACGCTGGACGATATCTTCAATAACGTTCACATCCTGCTCTATCCACT GAATCGAATTGAGGAGAAACTTACCGCACTGGAAAGCGGCGATCCAAAGCTGCAAGAGGAAATGGGCGTGGAGCTGTACAGAGCGGACAAAACGCAACTGTTGGCGTTGGCGCTGTACCTGGTGGAGCTGGAATTCCACTTCACCGGCGATGGTGTGTGGCCGGAGCAGGTTCAGCAAAGCGATTCCAGCTCAACCATCAACGTGGAGCTGCCGAGCAGTTTAAGTGGTGAGTATAAGTTTGGCAAAAAGCCTTCGAATGCAAACAGTTCCTCTTGA
- the LOC120893740 gene encoding LOW QUALITY PROTEIN: transportin-3 (The sequence of the model RefSeq protein was modified relative to this genomic sequence to represent the inferred CDS: inserted 1 base in 1 codon), whose translation MEPPTAEAVLQGVFTLYNDPNNVEKEKASKWLEEFQKSIHSWKIADELLRQKHDLNSCTFAAQTMRNKIQNSFHELPESAHESLRQSLLEHLSHITIETKSVIVTQLSLALADLALLMSSWQKPVATLLQRFSSNANMMYALIELLTLIPEEVNSRHLRLGANRRKEILIDLEADSTLVSEYLTVCLVNGNENELLRSKILKCFTSWVQINAFKLPEISDSMIIVYCFQLLSSGTTSPDLHEAATDSLCSLLHCMELNNSRGGLDEKLFGGIMCLEEAYNMSVAQEDLDKSMNLCRLFTVLVESNLTRMVALSDDEAPHYSVKSLDLVLNCVGHYDYEVAEITFNMWYRLSEDLYQRNNYQLTAHFKPYVERLIAALYKHSQLDPDHDGLVEEGGSFKDFRSKVSEIIKDVIFIVSSISCFKQMFVVLQSPNVSWESSEAALFIMQNVARNILPEESEVVPKVVEAILNLPENCHIAIRYTSISILGELCDWIDSNPETLQPVLNFLLFALQQKNGLASAAANSLQLICSTCKKHMVGHISGLMEIARCLDSFDIQSESAIGLLKGISIIIGRLPPAQLTPAMQELCSFQVEALSRLANGDDDGLDGKKSRSDPAFWLDRLASIYRHVSPTVRNNEVNPCAFVIVNNWNVLSRALERYKNDSKIMERIVRCIRYAIRCIGKQAMPILEPLVKQIITIYSGHNHSCLLYLGSILVDEFAYEEGCTQGLLNMLQAFIEPTFGVLQMENGLKNHPDMVDDFFRLATRFIQRAPLQFLQSPLVTPIIQCGLLACTLDHREANISVMRFFCSLLRHDRANDLEPMVQSILASHGEALIMNLLYASVFCLHSNMLSDVAEVFVEIKQHSPHQLEEXRKKAVDSLPKKNSGGSVTVTHEQMVQFVTNVVNSQTARATTQALQDFARLYR comes from the exons ATGGAGCCACCGACGGCAGAAGCGGTGCTGCAAGGCGTTTTCACCCTGTACAACGATCCGAACAATGTGGAAAAGGAGAAAGCCTCCAAGTGGTTGGAAGAATTCCAGAAATCG ATTCATTCCTGGAAGATAGCGGATGAGCTGCTGCGGCAAAAACATGATCTTAATTCCTGCACATTTGCGGCGCAGACGATGCGTAACAAGATACAGAACAGCTTTCACGAGTTGCCAGAATCGGCCCACGAATCCCTGCGGCAGTCCCTGCTGGAGCATCTCAGCCACATAACGATCGAGACGAAATCGGTCATCGTGACGCAGCTGTCGCTGGCGCTGGCCGATCTGGCACTGCTCATGTCTTCCTGGCAGAAGCCGGTCGCCACGCTACTGCAGCGCTTCTCCAGCAACGCGAACATGATGTACGCACTGATCGAGCTGCTGACGCTGATCCCGGAGGAGGTGAATTCGCGCCACCTGCGACTCGGCGCGAACAGGCGGAAAGAGATACTGATCGACCTGGAGGCCGACTCGACGCTGGTCAGCGAATATTTAACCGTCTGTCTCGTGAACGGCAACGAGAACGAGCTGCTCCGCTCGAAGATACTGAAGTGTTTTACCTCCTGGGTGCAGATCAACGCATTTAAGCTGCCCGAAATCAGCGACAGCATGATCATCGTGTACTGCTTCCAGCTGCTTAGCAGCGGCACCACCAGCCCGGATCTCCACGAGGCCGCCACCGACAGTCTCTGCTCGCTGCTGCACTGCATGGAGCTGAACAACTCGCGCGGCGGGCTGGACGAGAAGCTGTTCGGCGGCATCATGTGCCTGGAGGAGGCGTACAACATGTCGGTCGCGCAAGAAGATCTGGACAAGTCGATGAATCTGTGCCGGCTGTTCACGGTGCTGGTGGAGAGCAATCTGACGCGGATGGTGGCCTTATCGGACGACGAGGCGCCCCACTACTCGGTCAAGTCGCTCGATCTGGTGCTGAACTGCGTCGGCCACTACGATTACGAGGTGGCCGAAATTACGTTCAACATGTGGTACCGGCTGAGCGAGGATCTGTACCAGCGGAACAACTATCAGCTTACGGCGCACTTCAAGCCGTACGTGGAGCGTCTAATCGCGGCCCTGTACAAACACTCGCAGCTCGACCCGGACCATGATGGGCTGGTAGAGGAGGGCGGATCTTTCAAG GATTTCCGATCGAAGGTTTCAGAAATAATTAAGGACGTCATATTTATCGTCAGCTCGATCAGCTGTTTCAAGCAGATGTTCGTCGTACTGCAGTCCCCGAACGTGTCGTGGGAGTCGAGCGAAGCGGCACTGTTCATCATGCAAAACGTGGCGCGCAACATTCTGCC TGAGGAGAGCGAGGTCGTGCCGAAGGTGGTCGAGGCGATACTGAACCTGCCGGAAAACTGCCACATCGCGATCCGCTACACATCGATCAGCATTCTGGGCGAGCTGTGCGACTGGATCGACTCGAACCCGGAAACGCTCCAGCCGGTGCTGAACTTCCTGCTGTTCGCGCTGCAGCAGAAGAACGGGCTGGCATCGGCGGCCGCCAACTCGCTGCAGCTGATCTGCTCCACGTGCAAGAAGCATATGGTCGGCCACATTAGCGGACTGATGGAGATAGCGCGCTGCCTGGACAGCTTCGACATCCAGTCGGAGTCGGCGATCGGGCTGCTGAAGGGCATCTCCATCATCATAGGGCGTCTGCCGCCGGCCCAGCTTACGCCCGCCATGCAGGAGCTGTGCAGCTTCCAGGTGGAGGCGCTCAGCCGCCTCGCgaacggcgacgacgacgggctGGACGGGAAGAAGAGCCGCTCCGATCCGGCCTTCTGGCTGGACCGGTTAGCCTCCATCTACCGGCACGTCAGCCCGACCGTGCGCAACAACGAGGTGAACCCGTGCGCGTTCGTCATCGTCAACAACTGGAACGTGTTGTCGCGCGCGCTCGAGCGGTACAAGAACGATTCGAAGATCATGGAACGCATCGTGCGCTGCATCCGGTACGCCATACGGTGTATTGGGAAGCAGGCGATGCCGATACTGGAACCGCTGGTGAAGCAGATCATCACCATCTACTCCGGCCACAATCACAGCTGCCTGCTGTACCTGGGCAGCATACTGGTGGATGAGTTCGCGTACGAGGAGGGCTGCACCCAGGGCCTGCTCAACATGCTGCAGGCGTTCATCGAGCCAACGTTCGGCGTGCTGCAGATGGAGAACGGGCTCAAGAACCACCCGGACATGGTGGACGATTTCTTCCGCCTGGCGACGCGCTTCATACAGCGCGCTCCGCTCCAGTTCCTGCAGTCCCCGCTCGTGACACCGATCATACAGTGCGGGCTGTTGGCGTGCACGCTCGATCACCGCGAGGCCAACATATCTGTGATGCGGTTCTTCTGCAGCCTGCTGCGCCACGATCGGGCGAACGATCTGGAACCGATGGTGCAGTCGATACTGGCATCGCACGGCGAAGCGCTCATCATGAATCTGCTGTACGCGTCCGTCTTCTGCCTGCACTCGAACATGCTGTCGGACGTGGCGGAGGTATTTGTCGAAATTAAGCAGCACAGCCCGCACCAGCTGGAGG CACGTAAAAAGGCGGTCGACTCGCTGCCGAAGAAGAACAGCGGTGGCTCCGTAACGGTAACGCACGAGCAGATGGTGCAATTCGTAACCAACGTGGTCAA CTCCCAGACGGCGAGAGCCACGACGCAAGCACTGCAAGACTTTGCGCGGTTATATCGATAG